In one Ananas comosus cultivar F153 unplaced genomic scaffold, ASM154086v1, whole genome shotgun sequence genomic region, the following are encoded:
- the LOC109704357 gene encoding receptor-like protein kinase 2 — protein MERYAHLFISFSLLFSFLNYSLFVDKSMASPFQLNHDQLNIMVNLSKSLSPYSMSEWNTTDPSPCLWERVTCSAGPSTVVTGLSLSYLGLSTGANVSDFISILCRLDTLQYLDFSLNYRTTIPDSFFSNCTGLSRLKSLNLSYNDLGGPVRNFSSFMSLETLDLFHNYLKGTVETQLSSLSKLKSLNLSSNLLMGTIPKLVIDGRKVAAFEELVLSENQFNGTIPSEIFEYENLTVLDLSTNSLSGTIPEKIGMLSNLNALDLSSNQLTGKIPATLSNISTLFRFAAYGNNLTGNIPSITKFLSSLDLSYNNLGGEIPSDLLASPNLEYVDLSHNRLGGAIPTNLSIGLLNLQLGGNLLSGIIPTSIGKLSKLDYLDSWISLRMHCMASYQRRLVIFMNW, from the coding sequence ATGGAGAGGTATGCACATCTCTTTATCTCCTTCTCCTTGCTGTTCTCCTTCTTAAATTACTCCTTGTTTGTTGATAAGTCTATGGCCTCACCGTTCCAACTCAACCATGACCAACTAAACATCATGGTAAATCTCTCCAAGAGCCTCTCTCCTTATTCTATGAGTGAGTGGAACACCACTGACCCAAGTCCTTGCCTTTGGGAGAGGGTCACTTGCTCCGCCGGCCCCTCGACCGTCGTGACCGGCCTCTCCCTCTCCTATCTCGGTCTCTCCACTGGCGCTAATGTTAGTGACTTCATTAGCATTCTTTGTCGCCTCGACACCTTACAGTACCTCGACTTCTCGCTAAACTACAGAACCACAATTCCTGATTCGTTTTTCTCCAATTGCACCGGCCTCTCCAGGTTGAAGTCCCTTAATCTCAGCTACAATGATTTGGGTGGCCCGGTTCGTAATTTCTCAAGCTTTATGAGTTTGGAGACTCTGGACTTGTTCCATAACTACTTAAAAGGAACTGTTGAAACCCAGTTGAGTTCCTTATCCAAATTGAAAAGCTTGAATCTTAGCTCCAATTTATTGATGGGAACCATCCCCAAACTCGTCATCGACGGCAGAAAAGTTGCGGCCTTTGAAGAGCTTGTGCTTTCGGAAAATCAGTTCAATGGCACGATACCCAGTGAGATTTTTGAGTATGAGAATCTTACTGTGTTGGATCTTAGTACAAATAGCCTATCTGGGACCATACCAGAAAAGATTGGAATGCTCTCCAATTTGAATGCTCTCGACCTTTCTTCGAATCAACTAACCGGAAAAATCCCGGCTACTTTGTCCAACATCTCAACGCTCTTTCGCTTCGCAGCTTACGGAAATAACTTAACTGGAAATATTCCAAGTATTACCAAATTTTTGAGTTCTTTGGATCTCAGCTACAACAACCTTGGTGGGGAGATCCCATCTGATCTTCTCGCATCTCCTAATTTGGAGTATGTTGATCTCTCTCATAATCGGCTCGGAGGGGCTATTCCCACAAATTTATCTATAGGGCTTCTCAATCTGCAACTCGGTGGAAACCTTCTATCTGGGATAATCCCGACATCAATAGGAAAGCTCTCGAAATTGGATTACTTGGATAGTTGGATATCTCTTCGAATGCACTGTATGGCGAGCTACCAAAGGAGATTGGTGATCTTCATGAATTGGTGA
- the LOC109704355 gene encoding probable LRR receptor-like serine/threonine-protein kinase At4g36180, with the protein MNNLSGEIPSDLLASPNLEYVDLSHNRLGGAIPTNLSIGLQSLRLSENLLSGIIPTSIGKLSQLANLELDNNNLYSEIPSQLWNCSNLELLDLSSNALYGELPKDIGNLQKLEVLALQTNNLSGEIPVEMHELESLYRLNLQHNKFYGSILDSINGNVPDSLSLLHNLGELVLSYNNLSGVLPLFSPRVNVVTVGNKNLIIPNGSAESNSPGNGVYDITDSSKRKIQVALVVVSSFVAGFSVSFLMSSLTWKFLTRKKAVDAQEEDHLSDLNNRKRLQMVQRLRMFHERVEKQFKAKEPPDNVCCHGTRKVEIHRQKTY; encoded by the exons ATGAATAATCTTAGTGGGGAGATCCCATCTGATCTTCTCGCATCTCCTAATTTGGAGTATGTTGATCTCTCTCATAATCGGCTTGGAGGGGCTATTCCCACAAATTTATCTATAGGGCTTCAATCGTTGCGACTCAGTGAAAACCTTCTCTCCGGGATAATCCCAACATCAATCGGAAAGCTCTCGCAGCTGGCAAATCTAGAATTGGATAATAACAATTTGTATTCTGAGATACCATCGCAACTGTGGAACTGCAGCAATTTGGAACTCTTAGATCTCTCTTCGAATGCACTATACGGCGAGCTACCAAAGGACATTGGTAATCTTCAAAAATTAGAGGTGTTGGCGCTTCAAACGAACAATCTTAGTGGGGAGATCCCGGTTGAAATGCATGAGCTTGAGAGCTTGTATAGATTGAACCTTCAGCACAATAAGTTCTATGGGTCAATACTCGATTCAATCAATG gTAATGTACCTGATTCTCTTTCCCTCCTGCATAATTTGGGAGAGTTGGTGCTTTCTTACAATAATCTCTCAGGAGTTCTCCCTCTATTTTCTCCACGCGTGAATGTCGTAACTGTTGgcaataaaaatcttataattcCGAACGGAAGTGCTGAATCCAATTCGCCCGGAAATGGTGTTTATGATATAACCGATTCGTCGAAAAGAAAGATCCAGGTTGCCTTAGTCGTGGTTTCTTCTTTTGTGGCCGGTTTTTCGGTTTCGTTCCTCATGTCTTCACTGACTTGGAAATTCTTGACTCGTAAAAAAGCAGTCGACGCGCAAGAAGAAGACCACCTTTCTGATTTGAACAACAGGAAGAGGCTTCAGATGGTACAGAGGCTGAGGATGTTTCACGAACG AGTAGAGAAGCAATTCAAGGCCAAAGAGCCTCCTGATAATGTATGCTGTCATGGGACAAGGAAGGTTGAAATTCACAGACAGAAAACTTACTGA